TCTCAAAATCGCCGGCCTTATCCAGAATAGAGCATGCCCTCGCATGTGCATACTGGATATACGGTGCACTCTGCTTCTCAAAGTCAAGCGCCTCAGTCCAGTTAAATACCGTGCTCTTCTCCTGTGAAACCCGGATAATGTCATATCTTATTGCTCCGGCGGCGACAGAACGGGCAATATCCCATCTCTCACCCTCAGGAAGTTCAGGTCTTCGGACTGTTACCTCCTCAAATGCCTGCTCCCTCACCTTGTCAATTAATTCATCTGCCGAGATGAATTTTCCCGCTCTTGTGCTCATCGAACCTTCAGGAAGAGATACAAACTCAAAGAAGACAATGTCAGGCACACGGTCGCCGAGAAGCTTCATGGTTGCCTGAAGCTGGGTTCCGATAAGCTTGTGGTCAGCACCGAGGACATCAATAACCCTGTCAAAGTTATCCCCTTTCCATTCGTGAAATGCAAGATCCCTTGCCGCATAAACAGATGTACCATCAGAGCGGCGGAGGAAATACTCCTTCTCAAAGCCGAATTCACTTAAGTCAAGTGAGAGCGAACCGTCAGACTTCGCTTCCGGAAGAGCCTCAAGCCTGTGAAGGACATTGAGCATGAGGCCGTTTTTAACAAAATCGGATTCAAAGATGAAGCGGTCGTGCTTTGCATTCATCTTAAGGAGAGTCTCTTTCATGCCGTCAAGGCAGAGCAGCACGGCCTCCCTGAACTTTCGGACAGTCTCAGGATCACCCTGTTCAATTAAGGCCATCCTGTGGTTGATCTCACCCTTGATCTCCGGTTTTGCCTCAATCGAACGGTTTGCAGCAACATAGACCCTTGCCACATAGTGATCGCCCTTCTCACCTTCTTCCCTCTCAATACCAAGAGTTTCAAATCCCCATGAGACTATGGCAATCTGCCGGCCCATATCATTGACGTAATATTCTGCCTCAACTCTGTAACCGGCTTTTTTCAGGACTCTTGTAAGTGTATCACCGATAACGGTATTTCTTATATGCCCTACATGAAGCGGACCGTTTGGGTTGGCGCTGGTATGCTCAATACTGATACGTTTGTTCTTTACCGGAAGACTGCCGTAACCGTCCAGAACAGCCCTGGCAATCACGCTTTCTGTATATTCCGGACCAAATATGAAATTGATATAAGGTCCGGTTGTCTTTACCTCAATACCGGCTTTAGAGAGGGAACCTGATATTTCAGAAGTTATATCGCCTGCAATCTTTGCAGGATTTTCCCTTCTCTTCTTTGCAAGTGCAAATGCCACGGTGGAGGCGAGATCAGCATGATCCCCGCCATATGTAAGCATTACATCCTCTTCGCCTGTTGCCTCTATAAGAGCAGACTCTATCCTTTCGTAAGTCTCGAAAAACATATCTTTCATTCCCCGGATAAATCAATTAATTATTTTTATAGAATATTCAGATTTAAATTTGATACTCAAAGAGAAATTCGTTCAGAATCACCACATCCATATCAGATCATTAAATTTAACGGACAACATCAGTCATCTCCGGATATAAACAGAATGTGCCGGTTATATACCCGGCAAACATCCCCGGATTTCCGGATATCCATATCCGGAATATATCTGCACAGTTATCATCAGACCTGTAAAAAGAATAAAATTCCGGAATCAGTACCCGGTTCTGTACCTGAGTATAGCCGCAATTCCGCCAAAAGCATTGTAAAGCATTGCACCTTCCTCAAAGTCATCCGAGATAATCATAACATCAGTTGAGCTTGAATCTGCAAATTCCGTAAGTTCATCAATAATATCAGTCTCATCTTCCATATACAGTGGCGCAGAACATTTCGGGCAGGTGCCAAAGTCAATATCTGACATCTTTTTACCGGGTTCCACCTGCACAGTCTCCTCTTTTTCGTAGTCACAATTCTGACATTTAATTGTCAGGCGTGATTTTCTCAGGACTGAGGAGAGAAGAAGGATATCAACAGCACCTATTTCAAGGTTCTTTCTGACGCTCTCCTCACCATATGATGAAAGCCCGTCATCCTTGACAAGTTCCTTAAAGAAGCGTTCCATTACAACCTTCTCTTTCATAACCTCAACGCCGCGGAGTGCCTCGCTTGCATTGTCAACAAGTTCCGAAAGGCCGCTCTCGTTTGTGTATGAGCAGTCAAAGAGACCGATTACCCTCTTCTGGAGTTCATGGTGAATGAATTCTCCGGCATAAAACTCATCCTTTGTAGGTGTAGGGCCACCGATAAGTACGCCCTTAAACCTCTCAAAGAAATCAGGTTCAGCCATAAAAATATCCGTGGCCCGATCTCCGACCTTTTTATAATATTCATTTATGGCAATAAGGCGCAGGCGCTGAAAACGCATTGCAGACTGACCACCCTTCCTCTGTTTTCCCGGAACTGTTGAGGTCACACCAGACACAGGTTCAATCCTGTTGCCCCTCAGAAAGCCGATATAGGACTCCCTTCTGTCAATTACAATCAGCCCGTAGACCTCCTTCTCAACAAGCATCTGCTGAAGGGGTTCAAGCTCAAATTTAGAAGAGCACCTGTACATATACAGGTTCAGAGGTTCAGGCGGTTCGATGATAACGCAGTCGAGATCTGTCCTGTCCCCGCCAAGTTTCACAGTACCGCAAAAGACAGCCAGGCCATTCTCCGGAGGTCTGTTATACTGCTTAAGCCTTGAGAGGATTGAAGAAATAGCGCTTTGTACATTGGTCTTTGTCTGCTTGCTCTTAATATTCGAACACTGACCATACTCGTCCTTTAACTGGTTTGTGACATCATATATCTGCTTGTCAGGAGGGATATATATTGTAATAAGCTCAGTTCCGCTTCCTTCCTTCTCATTGAGCTTCTCAAGAGTCTTTTTAAATTCATAGCGCTTCCTTGCGCTGTCAATCTCAGTTACCGTTTCTGCCATCTGCTATAATTCACCTGCTGATAAACTTTATTATTATTCAACGTATGTAGCATTAAGTTTTAGTAACAGGATAATCATCAGAGAAGATCTGCATTAACAAAGTCACTCATGAACCAGCCGGTTCACAGATGATGAATAAAACTGTGCACTGTTTCATAGGAGAACAGTCATAAAAATCCGGATAATATAGTATAATCCAGAACTTTCCGGAATGGTCCGGAAAATTTGCTTATTACTATGAAGTGCGGCATAAGTGCATAAGTGCATGATTTGGAATAATCTCCGCCACACCCCGGTTATTCCAAAACATTATGCAGAATCTATAAAAAATACAGAGGAGAAATTCGGATGAAATTCCGGAACAAAAATATTAACCTTAAGATCCGGCATCAGGTGTTAAACTCAAATATTCATTTCTCAAAAGGATATTGATGATGCCCTCATCAACCTCTCCATTCAGGCCGTGATTACCGTTAAACGCAATAAACTCCTTAGGCTCCTCTGCAAGGCCATAGAATGCCTGCCCGTACTCAAAATCAATGATGGTGTCATCCGGAGAATGGAATATGTAAACCGGAGACGGGCTGATCATTCCTATGTAGTTATCCGGATTTATACTTCTGATAAAGCGGAGTGTTGCTGCACTGTAATCACCTTCCGGGAATAAAAAGCCGGATGTTGAAACGCCAAAATATCCGGAGAAATTTCCGTCAGCCGCAGCAGCAATAGCCGCATAACGCCCACCATTAGATGAACCAACGGCATAAACAGGCACGCCGAACCTTTCAGAGAGATACCTTTCACCATAAGTCAGGTCACCGACAATCCGGAAATACTGGGGCACCTCACCATTGAGATAGTAACCGAGATCTTTTGATATATCCAGCGGATAACCCTCACTTTTCCCGCCATTACCGCGGATATCGACTGCCAGAAATGCTATGCCGGACTCTGCATAACTCACAGCCCTTGAATTATGATCGGCGGCAGATACACCTGCACCGGGTGCAAATACAACCGCACAGGACGGGTTCTGCGGATAGGTGAGTACCGAATAAAAGGGCGTGGCCCCTTCAGCTGAGATGACCACCTCTTCTGAAGTAATCCCGTCTTTCTGAGAGATTACGGTTGAGGAAGCGGAGTAAGCAGAGTTATCAACCGACAGAATACCATATTCAGAGACAGAATAACCTGATTCAGGCACATTTTCGGAGCAACCGCATGAAAATAATATAAGGGCAATTAAGACTGAAGATAAAAAGAGAGAATAATTTATATTGATTTTATTTCTAAAAGGCCGCATAGCCATTATTTTATGCCCCCAGACATTTATAGACGAGACATATGGTCTTTGCGTCAACTATTCTTTCAGCCTCAATCATACCGCGAAGTTCACTTATTCTGACTTTTACAACTGTAATGTCCTCATCCGCATCTTTTTCAAACTCATCCGATGGGGCAAGACCCCTTGCCTCATAGAGATATATAATCTCATTTGTGTATCCCGGAGATGTAAAGATATATCCTTTTGGAATCATCTCAGATGCCGAGAGCCCAGTTTCCTCAATAATTTCCCTCTTTGCGGTATCTGCCGGAGATTCACCATCTTCGATTGTGCCCGCAGGCGCTTCATAGATGTAATCGTCCACAGCATACCTGTACTGTTTAATGAGGTAGCAGTATTCGTCATCCACAGGAAGCATCGCAACCGCTCCTCCGGGTTTAACAACAATTCTCTCAAGTTTGACTCCGCCGGGAAGGTCAATCAGCACTTTCTCGACTTTGAGCCTCTTACCATTGTATATTTCACTAACAGGTTCTTTTATATCAGCCATTTAAATCAGACTCCGTTCAGTATTATAACCATACAGAATTACTCACAGGGGTTTGTCCTGTATTCTATCGGATCACTTCTGCCGGCCTCTTCAAATGCCTTCAGCCTGAAATAGCAGGAGTCACAGCACCCGCATGCAGGATGGTCGTCCCGGTAGCATGACCATGTGTACTCATATGGCACACCAAGTTCAAATCCCTTCTTTAAAATCTCTGTTTTATTAAGCTTTACAAATGGAGTCATCAGTTCAATAGAAGTATCATCCGAAGTGCCGAGATCTATAACCCTCTGAAAAGCATCAATAAATTCCGGGCGGCAGTCCGGATAACCGCTGTAATCTGACGCCTGAACACCTATGAATATGGCATCTGCACCCTTGCTCTCGGCATAACTTGTTGCAAGAGAGAGAAGGTTTGCATTCCTGAACGGGACATAGGTATTCGGAACGCTCTTAACAGACAGATTGTTATCACCGGTTAAATCAACAGCACCAACGCAGGATTCCGCAGAATCCTCATGATCATGGACAGTAAGCCCCCTGTCAGTCAGTGAACTCCCGCCAAAGCAGGAGAAGTAATCCAGCGGGACAACAACAAGTTCCTTTGCTCCAAGCAGCCTGGATATTTTCTCAGCACATTCTCTCTCCTTCTTCTCAGTCCTCTGCCCGTATGTCGTATGGAGGGCATAGATATCATACCCCATATCCTTTGCAAGATATGCAAGGGTTGATGAGTCCATACCACCGGAGAGAAGGCATACAGCTTTTTTATTACCACTCATTATTTCACACCAATTATCTTATGCAGCTGAATCTGCATCCTACATGGGAGTTTTTTATCAAGTATATAATCCGAGACAGCTCTGTAGTCAGATCCGGATACAGGAGAAATAAATGTTTCCGGGAGGCAACCACCGGAGATTATCACATCCTCAGCATATTCGAGATCTTCTCTCCCAAAAACTACGAATTTAACAGAGTCCCTGTTTCGAAGTCTCTTAAGAAGAGAGAGATTACTGACCTCACCTGAAGAGGGGCATTTTACATCCATACATATCGATGCAAAATCCATCAGAGGTGCCGGGTCAATCGTTCCGTTCGTCTCTATATCAATAATATACCCTTCAGAATCAAGGGCACCCAACAGAGGGACAAGTTCATCCATCCAGAGCAGAGGTTCTCCCCCAGTGATGCAGATGTGCCCAAAACCCCTCTTTTTAATCTCACCGATGACCTCATCGTGAGTCATCTCTTCTCCCGATTTTCCATCCTGCGATTCAGGAGTATCACACCAGGCGCACCTGAGGTTGCATCCCGAAAATCTGACAAAGGTTGTTGGCCGGCCCTGATTTTTTCCTTCACCCTGAAGGCTGCCAAAGATCTCCACTATTTTCATATCCTGCCTCTCCGATTATAACTCAATTTCAGGAAACCTGGTTTTCCAGACAATACAATATCACCAAAAAGCCTTTTTCCGGCAGACATAACCGGTCAGATCTCAAAGCTTTATCTCTCCCAGTCCGCATAGCAGGAGGTTGACTCCCAAACCCGGCAGCGTGTGACTGTTGCCCGGATTCCGGCATTATCACACTCTGCCTGAATTTCAGCAGCTAATCTTTCGGAGAGAAGTTCACTTGTGGGATCTCCGTCAGTCTTTACAACATCCTGGTACCTGCCGATACATTCTGCCATAGGGTCGTTTTTATTCAGGATAACTTCATGATCGTAGCGGTTCACAGTCTCCTTTATCAGGTTATAGTCGATAAGAATCATGCTGTCACCGGCAGTCTCGCCCTCAGCCCAGACCTCCACTCTCCACTGGTGCCCGTGAAGCCTGTTGCACTTTCCTTTATAGTGCATAAGCCTGTGGCTTGCCTCAATATAGACTTCCTTGTAAATGCGTATTGTCATATTAATCAAAAATCTCCTTAACAGTATTTACACCGCAGAAGTAATGGAATATACTATCAGTGCAGGTTGTAATGCAGCAGAAGAACTGTCCGGAATCTGCTGTAATTTCAGACCGGAGAAATATAAAAGATTGCGCGCACAGGGAGATTCTGTAAATAAAGTCCTTATACGGGATTTTACTGACAGATGCAAATTTCGCCAGTCCGACAGAATAAAGGCAAAATAATACCAATCAGGGACCTGTACTGGAATCAGAAGAAATAATTCAGGAATTTACAGAGAAATAATACCCACTATCACAATAAATATACCGGACAATAAAACGCGCAGAAAAGGTACAGGAGTAATAGATATTAATAACCTGTAAGTCAAGATTTTAGGGAGAAATCTGGTACCGGTGGCAGCGGCGGTGAGGACAGCGGCGCTCGTGTATCTGCCCGTTTCCTGACAATTCGAAGAGATTAGCCTCGATCTTTTTCAGAGTTCTCATGGATCACTCAATAGCCACAAATTATCAATTTCAGGCGCCCAGCGCAAGATTAAGAGGCAAAAATCAGTAATTACAGCTGTGGGCAGCTTTGCCGCAGAGGTGATTACAGCCACATCAGAAAGATATTCATCTCTGATGGGGCACATCCGGAAAAGACCAGCATCCTGAAAAGGAAAAAGGTTTTTCCAGCAAAAATATGCATTGAGGTTATTCAATGGGAAACGGTAAATTCGCAGCAAGAAAGTGTAAAAGCGATGCCAAGAAGAACAGATGGCGCGACCCGAATTACGCGAGGCGCCAGCTCGGTCTTGACATCAAGTCTGATCCTCTGGAAGGAGCACCACAGGGACGCGGTATTGTACTCGAAAAGGTAGGAGTAGAGGCAAAACAGCCAAACTCAGCTATCCGTAAGTGTGTCCGTGTTCAGCTTATCAAAAACGGCCGCCAGGTCACTGCATTTGCAGTCGGCGACGGTGCTATCAACTTCATTGATGAGCACGACGAAGTCACCATCGAAGGTATCGGCGGTCGTCTGGGCCGTTCAAAGGGAGATATTCCGGGAGTTCGTTTCCAGGTAACAGAAGTAAACAATGTCTGTCTCCGTGAAATGGTTCTTGGAAGGAAAGAGAAACCACGCAGGTGATCCCTATGACAGCAGAAGAAATAATCGAAAATACAGAAGTTCCTGTTGTAGAGGAAGCGGAAGCACCAAAGGCAAGACCTGCCTACCTCCTCTTCAACAAATGGGACCTCACAGAGGTCCAGATCAACGATCCTGGCCTTGTACGCTATGTAAGTGTTGATTCACTTATTGTCCCGCACTCAGGCGGAAGGTACCAGCACCAGCAGTTTGCAAAATCAAATATGCTCATTGTCGAGCGCCTTATCAACAGGCTTATGCAGACTGAGACAAATACCGGCAAAAAAGAACTTACAACAAGAATTGTAAAGGATGCCTTTGACATAGTCAACAAGAAGACAAACAGGAACCCTGTTGAGGTCCTAATTGACGCTATTGCAAACTCAGGGCCACGTGAAGAGACCGTACGCCTGAAGTACGGTGGTATCAATGTACCAAAGTCAGTCGATACAGCACCACAGCGCCGTATTGATACTGCACTTATCTTCCTTGCACGTGCTGTCCGCCAGGCAAGCCACAAAAAGAAGAAACCTGTCGCTGCATGTCTTGCAGATGAGCTTATCGCCGCTGCCGCAGGTGAATCACGCAGTTTTGCTGTTTCAAAGAAAGAAGAACGCGAACGTGTTGCAAAGTCTGCACGTTAATATAATAAATATTACTTTTTTTTGGTGAATCTTACATGACCAGACGAAAAAAGATGGTGGAGAGAGTTACAGGACTGATGTCAAATCCGGAGAACATCAGAAACATCGGTATTGTAGCTCACATTGATCACGGAAAGACAACACTCTCAGACAACCTCCTTGCAGGTGCAGGCATGATCAGCGATGAGATTGCCGGTAAAGCATGCTGGATGGACTCTGATGAAGAAGAGCAGGCACGTGGAATTACAATTGATTCCTCAAACGTCTCGATGGTTCACGAGTACAAAGGAAAAGAGTACCTCATCAACATGATTGATACACCGGGTCACGTTGACTTTGGTGGTGACGTCACACGTGCAATGCGTGCTGTTGACGGTGCAGTCGTTCTCGTTGATGCAGTTGAGGGAACAATGCCACAGACAGAGACTGTTCTTCGCCAGGCACTCAAAGAGGGAGTTATGCCCGTTCTCTTCGTGAACAAGGTAGACCGTCTCATCAACGAACTTAAAGTTGACGAGATGGAGATGCAGATCCGCCTTGGTAAGGTAATTGACAAGGTCAACAAACTCATCAAAGGTATGAACGAAGAAGCCTTCAAGAACGGATGGAAACTCGATGCAGCAGACGGCAGAGTTGCATTCGGATCAGCTCTCTACAACTGGGCAATTTCAGTACCATATATGAAGCAGAGCGGCATCTCATTCAAGGATGTATACGACCTCTGTAAAGCGGAAGACATGAAGACACTCGCAAAGAAAAGTCCCCTCTGTGAAGTTGTCCTTGACATGGTTGTCCGCCACCTTCCAAACCCGGATCAGGCTCAGAAACGCCGTGTACCTATCATCTGGCAGCACGGAGATCCAAACACACCTGAAGGCAAATCAATGCTCAACTGTGATCCAAACGGAGCTGCATGCCTGATGGTAACTGATATCTCATTTGATCAGCACGCAGGAGAAGTTGCAACAGGACGTCTCTTCTCAGGTACACTCAGACGCGGCACTGAACTTTATGTCATGGGCACTGCTATGAAGGTCAACCGCTTAACACAGGTAGGTATCTTCATGGGTGCGGAGAGGATCGAAGTGGAGGCACTTCCGGCAGGAAACATTGCAGCTGTAACAGGTCTTAAAGATGCAATAGTCGGATCAACGGTCAGCACCCTTATGGATATGACTCCGTTTGAATCACTCAAGCACTACTCAGAGCCTGTCATGACAGTCGCTGTCGAGGCAAAGAACATGAAGGATCTTCCAAAGCTCGTCACTGTCTTAAGGCAGGTTGCAAAGGAAGACCCGACAGTCCGTGTTACAATAGATGAAGAAACCGGAGAGCACCTTATCTCAGGTATGGGAGAACTTCACCTTGAGATCATCACAGGCCGTATTGCACGTGACAAGGGTGTCGAGATCGTAACCTCACCGCCGATTGTTGTTTACCGTGAAACCGTCACAGGAACAGCAGGCCCGGTTGAAGGAAAGTCACCCAACCGCCACAACAGGTTCTATATTAATATCGAACCAATGCCCGAAAATATTGTCAAACTCATCAAAGACGGTGAGGTTTCAATGGACATGCCACAGCTTGAACGCCGTGACGTTCTTGTCGAAGCAGGATTTGGCAAGGATGAGGCAAAGAGTGTCAAGGCAATCGAAGGAACAAATATGTTCATCGATATGACAAAGGGTATCCAGTACCTCAATGAGACAATGGAACTCGTCCTTGACGGATGGCGTGAGGCACTTGAGGGCGGACCTCTTGCAGACGAACTTGTCCAGAATGTCAAGATCAGCCTTATGGATGTTAAGCTTCACGAGGATGCAATCCACCGTGGCCCTGCACAGGTAATTCCGGCAGTCCGTTCAGCTGTAAAGGCAGGACTTCTCATGGCAGGAGATTCACTCCTTGAGCCTATGCAGAAGATTCAGATCACAGTACCACAGGACCACATGGGCAGTGCAACAGGACTTCTCCAGGGGCGCCGTGGACAGGTATACGATATGCAGTCAGAAGGTGACACCATGATCGTAACCGGAAAAGCACCGGTTGCAGAACTCTTTGGTTTTGCAGGCGATGTCCGTTCAGCAACTGAAGGCCGTGCAATGTGGTCTACAGAATTTGCAGGATTTGAGACCGTTCCGCAGGGAATGCTCAAAGAGATTGTCAAAGCAATCAGACAGCGCAAGGGTCTTAAGGAACAGATACCTGAGCCTGCTGATTACCTGGCATAATACTAATTTTAATTTTTTAAGACCCTGAAACTTACCCGCATGGTACAGTCATAATCCGGGATTATCCCGGATTTCAGACTATTAAGCCCCGGATAATAGCTGAATTCTAAAGAATGACAAAGCTCTTTGATTCAAGTCCCGGCGGAATTTCCTTTCTAAGAGTCATAACAGAACATTCAGAAGGCTGAATTTCAACGGTAAAATCTTCGTACACCCGCAGTGAATTAAGCAATTTCAGATTCAGGACAAATATCTCGCCGGGTTCAAGAAAGTTATTGCCGTTTCCATTGCGGACCGATTTTATGCCCCAGTGATTAACTGCCGGATTTTCATTCATTATGGGATCACAGGGTATTAATTCATCATAGTGATCTCTGGTCATGCAAATGACATTGACTTTGGTGAAATCAACCGGATCTCCGGTTGGATTTATTGAAACCGGAATAAATATCGAGTCTGCCCTTACCGGAGAAAAAAGACTGTTTACCCCGGCATACATATCTCCGTTAAGGTTCAGAAAAGTCGATGACATGCCAATACCGTCATGAACAGACTTTACATCCTGTGCAGCTGCATTGAAACCGGCGCCAAGAACCATATACGAAAATACTGCCGCTACAACCACAAATGCAATGAGGACTATCGCAGCTTCAAGCCCTGTAAATGCCTCATCATCCCCGGTTGCAGGATAAACCCTCCATGACATATTTATTCACATTATAAATTAACTGAAATCAAAGAGAGAACATCATATCTCATACAAGTTCATAATAATCATTCTTAACCAGATAATCAGGAATATCACGGCTAAAAGAGATGCCATGCCCTTCAGACGGAGTGACAGTTACCTTAAAAGAATCTCCTCCGGAAAGCAGGACTGAATCCAGATTGATCCTGACCTTCAGGATTTCACCATCCTCAAGAATGCTGTCATCATCCGGACTTATCTTCCATTCATATTCAACAGATGAATCCCCGGGTAAATAATCCTCAATAAATTCATCTGTTGAGATATGATAAGAAATTTTACTGATGTCAATACCGGTTCCGCCTCCACAGTGCTCAAGATAAAACATAATATATCTCAGTTCAGAACCGGACAATTTTACTCTGCCAACAACGGTTCCGGCTAAATTCAGAGAGTTTGAAGTCTCCTTAAGGCCTGAATTTATGACATCCTCACTTTTGTCTGTCACAAAAAAACCTGCTCCAAGTACAACAAAGGCAAATACTGCTGCAACTACAACAAAAGCGGTTAAAACTATTGCAGCCTCAAGACCTGTAAAGGCCTCTGAACTTCCAGGTCCGGATGGCACAATAGTCAATATATTATTTATGAAATTAAAGATTCCGGTTTACAGCCACACATATGATTATATGCAGACAACATAAGATAGTAACATAAAGTAGATCATTCCGGCTATAACAAAAGAATCTGCCAGGAACAGGACAGTTCACCCGCAGACAGAGTCAGATAACCCACCTGACAGCCAGGAGTGCACTATAACCAAACTATTTATGCACATATGGGCATAAATAACATAGGTGAATTATGAAAGTAGCAGTAACATCAAAAGGAGAAGATAAAGATTCGGTTTTTGAAGGAAGATTTGGAAGAACACCTTATTTCCTAATATTTGATACTGAATCCGATGAATGTAAGGCAGTTAAAAATCCGTACTCTGAAGAGGCTTCAGGTGTCGGTCCAAGGGCTGCACAGCTTCTTGTTGATAACAGTATTAACAAAGTAATAACCGGAAATGTAGGTGGAAACGCAGCATCAGCCCTTCAGATGGCAGGAATTGAAGTTGTTCTCGACCGTGACGGCGGAAGTGCCGGAGAGGTATACAACAGAAATAAGGCCTGATTCAGGAGAACCTGATGAAGATAGCGGTTGCAAGC
The sequence above is a segment of the Methanoplanus limicola DSM 2279 genome. Coding sequences within it:
- a CDS encoding 6-carboxytetrahydropterin synthase, with product MTIRIYKEVYIEASHRLMHYKGKCNRLHGHQWRVEVWAEGETAGDSMILIDYNLIKETVNRYDHEVILNKNDPMAECIGRYQDVVKTDGDPTSELLSERLAAEIQAECDNAGIRATVTRCRVWESTSCYADWER
- a CDS encoding 7-carboxy-7-deazaguanine synthase QueE, with the translated sequence MKIVEIFGSLQGEGKNQGRPTTFVRFSGCNLRCAWCDTPESQDGKSGEEMTHDEVIGEIKKRGFGHICITGGEPLLWMDELVPLLGALDSEGYIIDIETNGTIDPAPLMDFASICMDVKCPSSGEVSNLSLLKRLRNRDSVKFVVFGREDLEYAEDVIISGGCLPETFISPVSGSDYRAVSDYILDKKLPCRMQIQLHKIIGVK
- a CDS encoding 30S ribosomal protein S7, with the protein product MTAEEIIENTEVPVVEEAEAPKARPAYLLFNKWDLTEVQINDPGLVRYVSVDSLIVPHSGGRYQHQQFAKSNMLIVERLINRLMQTETNTGKKELTTRIVKDAFDIVNKKTNRNPVEVLIDAIANSGPREETVRLKYGGINVPKSVDTAPQRRIDTALIFLARAVRQASHKKKKPVAACLADELIAAAAGESRSFAVSKKEERERVAKSAR
- a CDS encoding NUDIX hydrolase; this translates as MADIKEPVSEIYNGKRLKVEKVLIDLPGGVKLERIVVKPGGAVAMLPVDDEYCYLIKQYRYAVDDYIYEAPAGTIEDGESPADTAKREIIEETGLSASEMIPKGYIFTSPGYTNEIIYLYEARGLAPSDEFEKDADEDITVVKVRISELRGMIEAERIVDAKTICLVYKCLGA
- the queC gene encoding 7-cyano-7-deazaguanine synthase QueC — translated: MSGNKKAVCLLSGGMDSSTLAYLAKDMGYDIYALHTTYGQRTEKKERECAEKISRLLGAKELVVVPLDYFSCFGGSSLTDRGLTVHDHEDSAESCVGAVDLTGDNNLSVKSVPNTYVPFRNANLLSLATSYAESKGADAIFIGVQASDYSGYPDCRPEFIDAFQRVIDLGTSDDTSIELMTPFVKLNKTEILKKGFELGVPYEYTWSCYRDDHPACGCCDSCYFRLKAFEEAGRSDPIEYRTNPCE
- a CDS encoding alpha/beta hydrolase, with the protein product MPESGYSVSEYGILSVDNSAYSASSTVISQKDGITSEEVVISAEGATPFYSVLTYPQNPSCAVVFAPGAGVSAADHNSRAVSYAESGIAFLAVDIRGNGGKSEGYPLDISKDLGYYLNGEVPQYFRIVGDLTYGERYLSERFGVPVYAVGSSNGGRYAAIAAAADGNFSGYFGVSTSGFLFPEGDYSAATLRFIRSINPDNYIGMISPSPVYIFHSPDDTIIDFEYGQAFYGLAEEPKEFIAFNGNHGLNGEVDEGIINILLRNEYLSLTPDAGS
- a CDS encoding 30S ribosomal protein S12 codes for the protein MGNGKFAARKCKSDAKKNRWRDPNYARRQLGLDIKSDPLEGAPQGRGIVLEKVGVEAKQPNSAIRKCVRVQLIKNGRQVTAFAVGDGAINFIDEHDEVTIEGIGGRLGRSKGDIPGVRFQVTEVNNVCLREMVLGRKEKPRR
- the prf1 gene encoding peptide chain release factor aRF-1, giving the protein MAETVTEIDSARKRYEFKKTLEKLNEKEGSGTELITIYIPPDKQIYDVTNQLKDEYGQCSNIKSKQTKTNVQSAISSILSRLKQYNRPPENGLAVFCGTVKLGGDRTDLDCVIIEPPEPLNLYMYRCSSKFELEPLQQMLVEKEVYGLIVIDRRESYIGFLRGNRIEPVSGVTSTVPGKQRKGGQSAMRFQRLRLIAINEYYKKVGDRATDIFMAEPDFFERFKGVLIGGPTPTKDEFYAGEFIHHELQKRVIGLFDCSYTNESGLSELVDNASEALRGVEVMKEKVVMERFFKELVKDDGLSSYGEESVRKNLEIGAVDILLLSSVLRKSRLTIKCQNCDYEKEETVQVEPGKKMSDIDFGTCPKCSAPLYMEDETDIIDELTEFADSSSTDVMIISDDFEEGAMLYNAFGGIAAILRYRTGY
- the argS gene encoding arginine--tRNA ligase; the encoded protein is MFFETYERIESALIEATGEEDVMLTYGGDHADLASTVAFALAKKRRENPAKIAGDITSEISGSLSKAGIEVKTTGPYINFIFGPEYTESVIARAVLDGYGSLPVKNKRISIEHTSANPNGPLHVGHIRNTVIGDTLTRVLKKAGYRVEAEYYVNDMGRQIAIVSWGFETLGIEREEGEKGDHYVARVYVAANRSIEAKPEIKGEINHRMALIEQGDPETVRKFREAVLLCLDGMKETLLKMNAKHDRFIFESDFVKNGLMLNVLHRLEALPEAKSDGSLSLDLSEFGFEKEYFLRRSDGTSVYAARDLAFHEWKGDNFDRVIDVLGADHKLIGTQLQATMKLLGDRVPDIVFFEFVSLPEGSMSTRAGKFISADELIDKVREQAFEEVTVRRPELPEGERWDIARSVAAGAIRYDIIRVSQEKSTVFNWTEALDFEKQSAPYIQYAHARACSILDKAGDFEIIAKAESEQEIALAKHIALFPKVIDEISKELRPHILAIYARELADQFNTFYRFNPVLKAEGELRNSRLTLVKAAQNTLKEALETLGIDAVRSM